Proteins encoded by one window of Xiphias gladius isolate SHS-SW01 ecotype Sanya breed wild chromosome 15, ASM1685928v1, whole genome shotgun sequence:
- the lrata gene encoding lecithin retinol acyltransferase a, with protein MLQLLTFLVEKLSLLSNFKLFESSWLDGEDQERPEHRRPTPPPGRGDLLEVPRTIFTHYGIYLGDNKVAHLIPDILPVLTNDKELIGSVISNKRLILGCMYRCATVRVDTLEDFAYGCNILVNRMDETMKAQAFPNEDVAKRAEKHIGAIPYSLLWNNCEHFVTYCRYGCASSIQTEKFCECLKSVIRDQRSIIVTGLLGIVSMVCFGMAPATTLPTVLIPFTLWMAG; from the exons ATGCTGCAGCTGTTGACATTCCTGGTGGAGaagctctctctcctctccaactTTAAACTGTTTGAGTCCAGCTGGTTGGACGGTGAGGATCAAGAACGCCCCGAGCATCGCCGTCCAACGCCGCCCCCCGGGAGAGGAGACCTGCTTGAGGTCCCAAGAACCATTTTCACCCACTACGGTATTTACCTGGGTGACAATAAGGTAGCTCACCTGATCCCTGACATCCTCCCTGTGCTCACAAACGACAAGGAGCTCATCGGTTCAGTCATATCAAACAAAAGACTCATCCTCGGCTGCATGTACAGGTGTGCCACGGTGCGCGTGGACACACTGGAGGATTTTGCGTATGGCTGCAACATACTGGTCAACCGTATGGATGAGACGATGAAGGCGCAAGCGTTTCCCAACGAAGATGTGGCCAAGagagctgaaaaacacatcGGAGCAATCCCCTACAGTCTGCTGTGGAATAACTGTGAACACTTCGTGACATACTGCAGATACGGATGTGCATCGAGCATACAAACAGAGAAG TTCTGTGAGTGTCTGAAGTCAGTCATCAGAGACCAGCGCAGCATAATTGTTACAGGACTGCTTGGAATTGTCTCCATGGTCTGTTTTGGTATGGCACCTGCAACTACATTACCCACAGTTCTTATCCCCTTCACTCTGTGGATGGCTGGTTAA
- the si:dkey-30k22.5 gene encoding lecithin retinol acyltransferase family protein has translation MFLYQLLNFFFAASKKEEDSKYDLSLYKRGDLLEVPRTLFTHFGIYLGDDRVAHLIPDILPVISKNKSAIAKMVTNNRLLLGVLTKVASVRVDSVADFAYGSEILINRMDKVCSQPPLDGDEVARRAEKLLGSVTYSLLWYNCEHYVMYCRYGMAISYQTYQFCTTVRKIVCSRMSAYLTALCGVGTMLYLGCVSLVTVLPTLLISFTIWMAA, from the exons ATGTTTCTCTACCAACTGCTCAACTTTTTCTTTGCAGCTTCCAAAAAGGAGGAGGACTCTAAATATGACCTGTCCCTGTACAAGCGCGGTGACCTGTTAGAAGTACCCCGGACATTATTCACCCATTTCGGTATCTACTTGGGTGACGACCGTGTGGCTCATCTCATTCCGGACATCCTGCCTGTTATTTCCAAGAATAAATCTGCCATTGCCAAGATGGTAACAAATAACCGCTTGTTGCTAGGGGTTCTCACTAAGGTTGCCAGCGTCCGAGTGGACTCTGTGGCGGATTTTGCTTATGGCTCAGAAATTCTGATCAACCGCATGGACAAAGTGTGCAGCCAGCCTCCGCTGGATGGGGATGAGGTGGCTCGAAGGGCTGAGAAACTCCTGGGCTCTGTTACCTACAGTTTACTGTGGTACAACTGTGAACACTATGTCATGTACTGCAGATATGGCATGGCTATCAGCTACCAGACATACCAG tTCTGCACAACAGTAAGGAAGATCGTCTGCAGCAGGATGAGTGCCTACTTGACTGCACTATGTGGTGTAGGAACCATGCTGTATCTGGGCTGCGTGTCGCTAGTGACTGTTTTACCAACCCTGCTCATCTCATTCACCATCTGGATGGCCGCCTAA
- the npy2r gene encoding neuropeptide Y receptor type 2 has translation MDTADQLNMTQGEDSQLEVKSSNCCSTTGTMSDDNFLRLDDSTKLVGVQVILILAYSTIILFGVIGNSLVIYVVYKFKNLRTVTNFFIVNLAVADLLVNTLCLPFTLVYTLYVEWKFGQVLCFMLPCAQGMAVHVSTITLNIIALDRHRSIVYHMETKMSKDMCAVVIVITWAVSALLASPLAIFREYGTFDLSPDKSIQVCTEKWPGSSMNGSIYSISMLLLQYGLPLAINSVAYIRIWNKLKNHMSCGGRNDRHQRRKKTTKMLLTMVVVFAVSWLPFHAFQLAVDIDSTVLYMKDFKLLFTVFHIVAMCSTFVNPILYGWMNNNYRSAFLSVCKCYRPFTWRSRRSKGKGTQKEEVRVCTDCKSTNV, from the coding sequence ATGGATACTGCAGATCAACTAAACATGACTCAAGGGGAGGATTCACAACTTGAAGTGAAGTCCTCCAACTGCTGCTCAACTACAGGCACAATGAGTGATGACAACTTCTTGAGGCTGGACGACAGCACAAAGCTGGTTGGAGTTCAAGTCATTCTCATCCTTGCTTACAGCACAATCATATTGTTTGGAGTCATTGGAAACTCCTTGGTGATATACGTTGTCTACAAGTTTAAAAATCTGCGGACTGTGACCAATTTCTTTATCGTGAACTTAGCTGTGGCAGACTTGCTGGTGAACACGCTGTGTTTACCTTTCACCCTCGTCTACACTCTCTACGTTGAGTGGAAGTTTGGTCAGGTGTTGTGCTTCATGCTGCCCTGCGCTCAAGGCATGGCCGTGCACGTGTCCACCATCACCTTGAACATCATCGCCCTGGACCGCCACAGGAGCATCGTCTACCACATGGAGACCAAGATGTCCAAAGACATGTGCGCCGTGGTCATCGTCATCACGTGGGCCGTCAGCGCCCTGTTGGCCAGCCCGCTCGCCATCTTCAGGGAGTACGGGACATTCGATCTCTCCCCAGACAAGTCTATTCAGGTGTGTACCGAGAAGTGGCCGGGAAGCAGCATGAACGGAagcatctacagtatatcaatgCTCCTGCTTCAATACGGCTTGCCTCTGGCCATCAACTCTGTTGCTTACATCCGCATCTGGAATAAACTGAAGAATCACATGAGTTGCGGAGGTCGAAATGACCGCCATCAGCGCCGGAAGAAGACCACTAAGATGCTGCTGACCATGGTGGTGGTCTTTGCTGTCAGCTGGTTGCCTTTCCATGCGTTCCAATTGGCTGTTGACATCGACAGCACCGTTCTGTACATGAAGGACTTCAAGCTGCTTTTCACTGTGTTCCATATCGTGGCAATGTGCTCGACGTTTGTCAATCCCATCCTGTACGGGTGGATGAACAACAACTACAGGTCGGCCTTTCTGTCCGTGTGTAAGTGTTACCGGCCCTTCACTTGGAGGTCAAGACGTTCCAAAGGCAAAGGAACACAAAAAGAGGAAGTCAGGGTTTGCACAGACTGCAAATCAACAAATGTGTAA
- the LOC120800748 gene encoding PDZ and LIM domain protein 3-like, protein MPLNVVLEGPAPWGFRLMGGKDFNQPLTISRITPGSKASVANLCPGDVILAIEGAPATDMLHCEAQNKIKESTNQLCLTVERNESRLWSPRVTEEGKAHPYKINLEAEQQEYKPIGTAHNRKAQPFVAAANIDDKRQVVSTAYNTPIGLYSSGNIQDAMEGQIRGLVHQKPESPRALTSIEDSDVYRMLQKDQEEPQEPRQSGSFKALQEFIDSDGTRPIVTRTVKAPTTKPTPPTGNLQKLPVCDKCGNGIVGTVVKARDKYRHPGCFVCADCDVNLKQKGYFFVEGQLYCETHARARMRPPEGHELISTYPSA, encoded by the exons ATGCCGCTCAATGTCGTGTTGGAAGGTCCGGCCCCCTGGGGGTTTCGCCTGATGGGAGGAAAGGATTTCAACCAGCCCCTGACCATCTCCAGG ATCACCCCCGGCAGCAAGGCCTCCGTGGCCAACTTGTGCCCTGGTGACGTCATCCTGGCCATCGAGGGAGCCCCCGCCACAGATATGCTGCACTGTGAAGCCCAGAACAAGATAAAAGAGTCCACCAATCAGCTCTGTCTCACTGTTGAAAG GAATGAATCAAGACTGTGGTCACCTCGTGTTACGGAGGAAGGTAAAGCTCACCCATATAAAATCAACCTAGAAGCAGAGCAACAG gAGTATAAACCCATTGGCACCGCTCACAACCGGAAAGCTCAGCCGTTTGTTGCGGCAGCGAACATCGATGACAAGCGTCAGGTGGTCAGTACAGCTTACAACACTCCTATAGGCCTTTACTCTTCGGGCAATATCCAGGACGCCATGGAGGGCCAGATCCGAGGCCTCGTCCACCAGAAGCCTGAGAG CCCCAGGGCTTTGACCAGCATCGAAGATTCTGATGTGTACCGGATGTTACAGAAAGACCAGGAGGAGCCCCAGGAGCCTCGGCAGTCTGGCTCCTTCAAAGCCCTGCAGGAGTTTATTGACAGTGATG GCACTCGTCCCATTGTGACCAGGACAGTAAAAGCCCCCACCACCAAACCAACTCCGCCCACAGGAAACCTGCAGAAACTGCCCGTCTGCGACAAGTGTGGGAACGGGATCGT CGGCACAGTGGTGAAGGCGCGGGACAAATATCGTCACCCTGGTTGCTTTGTGTGCGCAGACTGTGACGTCAACCTCAAACAGAAGGGCTATTTCTTCGTGGAGGGGCAGCTGTACTGCGAGACTCACGCTCGTGCCAGGATGAGACCACCGGAGGGACATGAGCTCATCTCTACTTACCCATCTGCATAG